TCGTGGAGACCCTGATGGACCTGCACGCCGCCGGGCGCGCCACGCTGCTGATGGGCAACCACGAACGCATGATGGAAGAGGGCGTCAAGTGGTACCGGCAGTACCTGGGCACGCACGACCTCGGCGATTACCGCCGCGCCATGGAAGGCTACCAGTGGTGGATGCGCGCCGGCGGCGAGACGGTCCGCACCGAACTGGGCGGCCTGACCCTGGAGAAGTTCCCGCCGCTGCTCGAGGCGTACCTGAAGGTCCTGCGGCGCGTGGTGTACGTGACGGCCGACGGGGACATCCACGACGAGCCGCCCCCGCATCCCAGCGTGCTGATCGCGCACGCCTCGCCGCCCGTGCGGCACCCGCAGCACCCCAACCCGCTGTCGGCGGCGCTGTGGCTGCGGCCCTTCGAGGGTCCGTTCCCGCTGCCCGACGGCGTGATGTACTCCGTGCACGGCCACACCCCGGTGCCCACGCCGTCCCGGCTGGGCCGCCACCTGTACCTGGACCTGGGCGCGTACGACACGGGGCGGCTGGCGGTGGCCGAGGTGAACGTCCACGGGCTGCCGCAGGTGACGGTGTTCTGCGGGCGGGGCGACCCGGCCCGCGCCCGCAAGTACGCCCGCTTCGGAGAGCCCATTCCGGTCACGCCGGTCGACCTGCCCGGCGCGCCCCCCAGGTAAGTGCCGCCCCGGTAAACGCCGCCCCGGTCAGCCCAGGCTCTTCAGGTCGTCCTGCCGCTCCGAGAGCCACTGCGGGGGGCCGGCGCGCACCACGACGTCCTCCTCCAGCCCGATGAAGCCGTGGCCCGGCACCATCACGCCCAGTTCCAGGGTGTACACCTCGTTCTCGCGCACCGGTCCCTCGACGGTCTGGCCGTAGCGGGGCCAGCGCGGGCCGAGGAGGGTGCCGCCGTCGTGCGTGGCGCGGCCCAGCCCGTGCCCCAGCGCGTGCTGGTACTCGGGGTACCCGGCGGCGACCAGCGCGGCGCGGGCGGCGGCGTCCACGGCGTGGCCGGGCGTGCCGGGGCGCAGGGCGTCCGCGCCCGCCTGAATGGCGTTCCAGCAGGAGCGGAAGGCGGCCTGCACGGCGTCCGGGACCGGGTTCCCGTCGGGCAGGCGGTAGACCCGCTGGATATCCGAGCAGTACCCGTGGCTCAGACGCACGCCGTAATCGATGTGCAGCAGGTCGCCGGGCCGCAGCGCGTGATCGCCGGGCGGCGCGTGCGAGGGCCGGCTGTCCGGGCCGATGTGCACGTTCGGGCAGGCGTTCCAGCCCCAGGAGGGCTCCGCGCCGTCGCGGCGGCACAGGCCGTGCAGGAAGGCCGCCACGTCCCGCTCCCGCCAGCCGGGGCGGGCGGCGGCCGCCATCTCGCGCAGGTGCGCCTCGGCCAGGTCCACCGCCTCACGGATCGCGGCGTGTTCCTCGGGCGTCTTGACGGACCGCAGCTGCCCCAGCAGCGGCGCGGCGCTGTCCCACTCCAGGTCGGGCATCAGGTCCGGGCCGGGGGCCAGCCAGCCGCGCACCCGGCGTTCCAGGCCGGAGGTCAGGCCGTCGCACAACGGGTCGTCCTCGCTGATGTTCAGCAGCACGCGCCGCGCGCCCAGCCGCGTGACCTCGGCGCGCAGCAGTGCCCGCAGGTCGGCGTCGTAGCCGTGGACGGTCCAGCCGGGCGGCACGGCGTCCGCGTCGAAGCGGCCCACGATCGCCACCGCCTCGCTGCGGGTCAGCAGGAACAGGCTGTCCCAGGTGACGTCCACGCCCGCCACGAGCGTCAGGGCCGGTTCCGGGCGCACGCCCGACTCGCGCGCCGCGATCAGCCACACCTCGCCGTTCCCGAGCAGCGCCTGTGCCTGCCGCCGCTTGCCGTCCTGAAGCGCGTTCGCTGCCGTGTTGGGGGCCATACGGCAGGATACGCCGGTGCCCCGACCGCCGCTACGGTGCCTGCAACAGCACCTGCGCCTGCGCCAGCGCCTCCGGGGTGTCCACGTCCAGCAGCAGCCCGGCCGGGAAGGTCAGCGTGAGCGCCTGCGCGGCGTGCGCGCGGATCAGGTGGCGGGGACCGTGATCGGCGTCCGGGGCGTCGCGCACCCCCGCGAGCAGGTCCGCGCGGAACAGGTGCGGCGGTGCGCGCACCGGCTCTGCGCCAGGGTCGGCGTCCGGGTCGCCGTACTGGGCCAGCACGACGGGCGCGCCGGTCTCGCGGAAGGCGCCGATCAGCGCGGCGTGCTGCGCGGCCCCCAGCAGCGGCATGTCGCCCAGCGCGAAGTTCACGCCGGCCAGCCCGGCCGGCAGGGCGCTCACGGCCACGCGGAAGGAACTCGCCAGGCCGCGCGCCGGGTCCGGGTTCACCACGAACGCGAACGGCAGGCCCCGCAGCGCCGCGCGGATGCCCTCGCCGACCTCGCCGGGCGGCACGACGCACAGCAGCGCGTCGTGCCCGCCGCCCGCCAGGGCCTGCGCGGCGCGGCGCACCAGCGGCACGCCCGCGACCGGCAGCAGCTGCTTGGGGCGGCCCATGCGGGCGCTGCGTCCGGCGGCGAGCAGCACGCCCGCGACCGGCGCGTGGGAAGGCAGGGTCATGCCGGCATGGTAGTGCAGGCCAATCTTTCTTCAACCCGCCGCGCCTTACAATGGCGGCGTTCACTTCAATTCGAGCGTGGCGTGCGCCGCCAGGAGGACCCCCATGAAACTCAGTTACTCAGGTCAGGAAAAAGTGCAGGCGCCGCCCAGCGCCGTGTGGGCGTTCGTGCAGGACCCGGAGCGGGTGGCCCGCTGCCTGCCGGACGTGCAGGAGGTCGTCGTGCACGACCAGACGCACATGGACGCCACCGTGCAGGTGGGCGTGGGCATGGTGCGCGGCAAGTTCAAGTTCAAGATCGAGGTGCTGCCCGACGAGCCGCAGGGCCGCGTGAACGTGAAGGTGCAGGGCGGCGGGCTGGGCAGCGTCGTGGACCTGACGGCCGGCGCGAACGTCGTGGACAACGGCGACGGCACCACCACCCTGGACTGGACCGGGGACGCCACCATGCGTGGCCCGGTCGCCACGGTCGGCGGGCGCCTGCTGGACGCCCAGGCGCAGAAACTGATCTCCAAGACCTTCGAGAACATGAGCGCGCACGTCGGCGCGGCCAACACCGCGACGGCCTGAATGACGTTCCGGACGCCGCCCGCGCCCGGCCCGACGTGGCGGGCGGGCGCGTCAGGATTCCGGCAGGTCGGGCCGGGCGGGCGGCAGTGCCAGCGGCGCGCGCAGCGGTTCGGCGCGGATCAGGCCGTGCGGCGAGACGCTCAGGACCTGCCGTTCGGCCAGGGTCCACAGGGCGCGGTGCGCGGCCATCTCACTCGCGGCGTCCCCGCGCGGCGCGAGCTGGTCGAGCAGCGCCGTGTAGCGCAGCGGCGCGTCCTGCCCGCCGGCCCAGTCGGTGACGTTCACGACGGCCTGCATGACCTGCCGCTCGGCGGGCGTCTGCGCCTGGGCCAGCAGGGTCTGGCGGGCGCGCAGGCGGGCGGCGCGGGCCTCCCGTTCGGCGCGGCGGCGGGCCAGGACCGCCAGGGCTTCCGGGTCGGGCGGGGCGGCCTGAGCGGCGCGGCGTTCGGTGATCAGGCGTTCCAGGCGGGCGTCGGCGCGTTCGCCCAGCTGGTCGCGGACCTGCGAGCCGCGGCGGCGCAGGCTCTCGGCGGCCCCGCCGACCGGGCCGCGCAGCGCCTGCGTGGCAGCCTCCTGCGCGGCCCGGACGGGACTGGCGGGCGTGTCGGTGTCGGTCAGGGCGCGGCCCAGACGGATCAGGGTGTTCAGGGTGCGGCCGGTCTTGCTGCTGCGGCTCATGGGTCCTCCGGGGGAGCGGGTTGCGGCGGGCGCTGCCCGGCCGGGCCGTCCGGGTTCAGTGTGCCTCAGGCGGGGGCGCGTTGCATCCTCCGGACGGTGGAGTTCCTTCACCTGCCGCCCGCGCGACCCGGTACGCGCGCGCGCCGCCCCCTCCGGTGCGGAGTGGGGCGGCGCGGATGACCTGCCGGGCGGGGGGTTCAGGCGGCGCTGTGCTGGGCGTTGTGAGCGCTGGGCTGGGCGGGGTGCTGGGCCGGGATGTCCGCGAGGCGCTGCGGGGCCAGCACGACGGCCGGGACGACCTCGCGGATGGGGCGCAGCGCGCCGACGGCCAGACCGCCCAGCGCGGCGGTCGCCACGGTCATCCACAGCAGGCCGGCGGCGGTGGGGTCCAGCAGGACCGTCATGATCATCAGGGGCGTGACGATCACGCCGTGCGCGAGGGCGGGCAGGGCCAGGGCGCCGCCTGCCGCGTGGGCCTGCGCGAACCGGCGACCGAAGTGCAGTCCGGAGGTCAGGGCGATCAGGGCGCACAGGAGCAGGGGCAAGGTCATGCCGTTACCGTAGCGGCCGGACTCTCACGGTCCCGTCACCGTCACCGTCCCGTCCGAACATTAAGATCGCGGTCCGAAGTGGCTGGAGCCGCGCCAGGAGAGAGAAACATGTCTTGTAAGAATTGCTGTCAGACGCTCACGCCGCGCCTCACCCCCCCCACCGACCTGAGGGCCGCGTGAACGCCGCGCTGCCCACACCCACCGACCTGCAGGAGGCCTTCCTGGCGCGCGGGTACGTGGCCGACGACGCCCTGGCGACCGCGCTGCGGCTGGTCGTGGCGCTCGGCAAGCCGCTGCTGCTGGAGGGTCCGGCCGGGGTCGGGAAGACCGAGGCCGCCAAGACGCTGGCCGCCACCCTGGGCACGCGCCTGATCCGCCTGCAATGCTACGAAGGGCTGGACGCGCAGTCGGCGCTGTACGAGTGGAACTACGCGCGGCAACTGCTGCACCTGCGGGCCGCCGAGCTGGGCGGGCTGGGCGGCGTGACCGACGAGGACCTGTACAGCGAACGCTTTCTCATGGCCCGGCCACTGCTGCAGGCCATCCGCGAGGAGCAGGCCCCCGTGCTGCTGATCGACGAGGTGGACCGCGCCGACGACGCCTTCGAGGCCTTCCTGCTGGAACTGCTGGCCGAGTGGCAGATCACCGTGCCGGAACTGGGAACCATCGAGGCCCGCACGCGCCCGCACGTGATCCTGACGAGTAACCGCTCGCGGGAACTGAGTGACGCGCTGCGCCGCCGCTGCCTGTACCACTGGACCGAGTACCCCAGCCGCGCGCAGGAACTGGCGATCGTGCACGCGCGCCTGCCCGGCGTGAACGAGACGCTGGCGCAGCAGGTCACGAACGCCGTGCACGCCCTGCGCGCCCTGCCGCTGGGCAAACCGCCGGGCGTGGCGGAAACGCTGGACTGGGCGGCGGCGCTGGTCAGCCTGCACGCCGATCACCTGGACGCCCCCGGTATCCGCGCGACGCTGGGCGCCGTCCTGAAACTGCGCGAGGATCAGCTGCTGGCCGCGCCGACCCTGCAGGGGCTGGCGGCGCAGGCGGCGGCGGGCCGCCCGCCCGGCGCGTGAGCGGGTTGGGGGCCGTCCCGCCGGACCTCGCGGCGCAGGTGTCGGCGTTCACGGCGCGGCTGCGTGACCGGCACGGTTTCCTGATCGGGCCGGGCGAGACGGCCGACGCGCTGCGGGCGCTGGGCGCGGTGGACGTGCTGGAGCGGCGCGAGGTGCGCGGGGCGCTGCGGGCGGTCCTGAGTGCCAGCCCCGAGCAGCTGCGGCTGTTCGACCTGGAATTCAACGCCTTCTTCCGGGTGGAGGGCGCGGCGCAACCGAAACTGCCGCCGCTGCTGCCGGAAACGAAAGCGCCGGGGGGCGAGGAACAGACCGACCCCGGGCCGCCTCCCCCACCGCAGCCGGGCCAGCGGCCCGCGCCGAAACCCACCCGCGCGCCCACCCCGGACGACGCGCCCGACCCCGACGAGGACGCGCCGGACAGTCAGGCGCCGGGCCAGCCGCTGGCCGGCGAGGACCAGGCCCCCCCGGACGACGCGGCCGTGCCCAGCCTGCGCGCCCGCCTGAGCCCGAACGCCGCGCCGGGACAGGCCGTGCAGGCCGGCGGCGACGACCTGCCGGACCTGCTGCGGGCCGCGTCGGCGCTGGTGCGGTCCCTGCAACTGGGACGCGCGCGCCGCCTGAAACCGCAACCCAACCGGGGGCCGAAACTGGACGCCCGGCGCACCCTGCGCGCCGCCGCCCGCACCGCCGGGGACGCCACGCTGCTGCGCTGGCTGGGCCGCCCACGCCGCGCGCCGCGCTTCCTGCTGCTGATCGACGGGAGCCGCTCGATGGGCGCGGACGCCACGCTGCTGCTGCGCTTCGCGCAGGCGCTGCACCTGCGCTCCCGACGGGTGGAGGTCTACGCGTTCAGTACCGGCCTCACCCGCCTGACCCCGCTGCTGCGCCGCGCGCCGCCCGGCGTGCCGCTGACCCTCCCAGACCTGGGGGACGCCTGGGGCGGCGGCACACGCATCGGCGAGAACCTGCTGCGGCTGGCGCGCGAGGAACGCGCCCACGTGAACCGCGACACGCTGATCCTGATTCTCAGCGACGGCCTGGACACCGGCGAGCCCGCGCTGGTCGGCCGGGCGCTGCGGGACCTGGAACGCCGCGCGGGCGGCGTGGTGTGGCTCTCGCCGCTGGCGGCCGGCCCGAACTACCGGCCGGTGCAGCGGGCCGTCGCGGCGGCCCTGCCGTTCCTGGACGCGCTGCTGCCGGTGGCCGGCGTCGACGACCTGCACGCCCTGCCGCGCCGCCTGCGCGCCGCCCGCCGCTCCTGACCCCCTCCGTCATGACGGCGCATCTTCATGACCGCGCGTCGTCATGACCGCGCGTCGTCATGACCGCGCGTCGTAAGGAGAGTGCAAGGGCCAGTGCGGTGAACTGACGGCATGACACGCTCCCTCACGGCAGTCAATCAGTCCGCGGTTCCGGCCGGCACGCGACGCCTTCCCACCCGGCCGCCGGTCGCGCGGGCGGCGCTGGCCGCGCTGCTGGGGCCGCTGCTGCTGGCCGCCTGCGGGTCCGGACCGGCCGCCGTGACGGGCGGCACGCCGGGCGCCACCCCTCCGGGCGCGCTGTCCACCCGCCTGGAGCGCGTGCCGGTCAGCGGCGCGCTGGCGCAACCCGGCACACTGCGGCTGCGCGGCGTGACCCCGGCCGGGGTCAGCGTGACCGTGCAGACCGCGCCGACCGGCCTGACCATCACGCCGCTCACGCCGGTCGCCAGTGGCAGCGATACCCTGCTGCCGCTCGCCGTGAGCGGCCAGGGCAGCGGCCCCGTCACCCTGACCGTCCGCGCGGGCAGCCGCTCGCAGGACGTGACGGTGCGGGTCCTGGGCAGCGGGCGGTACGCGCCGCCCACCCCGTACCTGGCGGGCGCGACCCGCTCGCAGGGCACTCAGGTGCTGCTGCGCGCCACGGTCAGCGCCGACGCCGCGTCCCGGCACAGCCTGCTGCGGTTCGACGCGGCGGCCGCCACGTTCACGTCCCTGACCTTCCCGGTGGCGGGCTTCGAGACGATCACCAGCCACGCCGTGAACGGCCCGGACGTGTGGGTGGCGGTGCGCGGCGTGAGCGCCGACGGGAGTTTCCTGTTGCGGCGCAGCGCGGACGGGACGGCCAAACGGTTCCTGGCAGGGACGGTCGAGACGCTGAACAACGTCACGCCGCTCACGGACGGGCGGGTGGCGTTCACGGCGTACGGGCAGGAGCGGGTGCTGCTGCTCGATCCGGCCAGCGGCGCGGTGGGGTCGGTCGCCACGTCCGGCGCGCCGGAAAGCCTGACGCTGGGCGCGGACGGCACGCTGTTCTTCACGCGGCGCGGCGCCAGTCCCGCCGTCGTGTCCGTGAGCCTGACGGGTGGCGCGGGGCGCACGTACCCGGTCGGGACGCCCGGAGTGAGCGTTCCCGCCAGCCTGAGCGCCGCGCCGGACGGTCAGCTGTGGTTCACGGAGACCCGCACCGGCACGCTGCGTACCCTCGATCCGGTCACGGGACAGCAGCACGAGGTGACCCTGCCGGCCGGCAGCGGTCCCGGCGACGAGGCCCGCCCCGGCGAGATCGCCGTCGCGCCGGACGGCACCGTGTGGGCCACCGACACCGCCCACCCGGCCCTGCTGCGCGTCCTGCCGGGTGAGACGGCGGCCGCGACCGTGCCCCTGCCGGACAGTCCCGCGAACGCCCCGTCCGCCGGGCCGCGCGCCCTGCACGTCGCCCCGGACGGTCAGGTGTGGTTCGAGACGGGCGGCGTCCTCGG
The DNA window shown above is from Deinococcus sp. LM3 and carries:
- a CDS encoding carbon monoxide dehydrogenase subunit G, which translates into the protein MKLSYSGQEKVQAPPSAVWAFVQDPERVARCLPDVQEVVVHDQTHMDATVQVGVGMVRGKFKFKIEVLPDEPQGRVNVKVQGGGLGSVVDLTAGANVVDNGDGTTTLDWTGDATMRGPVATVGGRLLDAQAQKLISKTFENMSAHVGAANTATA
- a CDS encoding nucleotidyltransferase family protein; translated protein: MTLPSHAPVAGVLLAAGRSARMGRPKQLLPVAGVPLVRRAAQALAGGGHDALLCVVPPGEVGEGIRAALRGLPFAFVVNPDPARGLASSFRVAVSALPAGLAGVNFALGDMPLLGAAQHAALIGAFRETGAPVVLAQYGDPDADPGAEPVRAPPHLFRADLLAGVRDAPDADHGPRHLIRAHAAQALTLTFPAGLLLDVDTPEALAQAQVLLQAP
- a CDS encoding MoxR family ATPase, translated to MNAALPTPTDLQEAFLARGYVADDALATALRLVVALGKPLLLEGPAGVGKTEAAKTLAATLGTRLIRLQCYEGLDAQSALYEWNYARQLLHLRAAELGGLGGVTDEDLYSERFLMARPLLQAIREEQAPVLLIDEVDRADDAFEAFLLELLAEWQITVPELGTIEARTRPHVILTSNRSRELSDALRRRCLYHWTEYPSRAQELAIVHARLPGVNETLAQQVTNAVHALRALPLGKPPGVAETLDWAAALVSLHADHLDAPGIRATLGAVLKLREDQLLAAPTLQGLAAQAAAGRPPGA
- a CDS encoding VWA domain-containing protein, giving the protein MSGLGAVPPDLAAQVSAFTARLRDRHGFLIGPGETADALRALGAVDVLERREVRGALRAVLSASPEQLRLFDLEFNAFFRVEGAAQPKLPPLLPETKAPGGEEQTDPGPPPPPQPGQRPAPKPTRAPTPDDAPDPDEDAPDSQAPGQPLAGEDQAPPDDAAVPSLRARLSPNAAPGQAVQAGGDDLPDLLRAASALVRSLQLGRARRLKPQPNRGPKLDARRTLRAAARTAGDATLLRWLGRPRRAPRFLLLIDGSRSMGADATLLLRFAQALHLRSRRVEVYAFSTGLTRLTPLLRRAPPGVPLTLPDLGDAWGGGTRIGENLLRLAREERAHVNRDTLILILSDGLDTGEPALVGRALRDLERRAGGVVWLSPLAAGPNYRPVQRAVAAALPFLDALLPVAGVDDLHALPRRLRAARRS
- a CDS encoding Xaa-Pro peptidase family protein; the encoded protein is MAPNTAANALQDGKRRQAQALLGNGEVWLIAARESGVRPEPALTLVAGVDVTWDSLFLLTRSEAVAIVGRFDADAVPPGWTVHGYDADLRALLRAEVTRLGARRVLLNISEDDPLCDGLTSGLERRVRGWLAPGPDLMPDLEWDSAAPLLGQLRSVKTPEEHAAIREAVDLAEAHLREMAAAARPGWRERDVAAFLHGLCRRDGAEPSWGWNACPNVHIGPDSRPSHAPPGDHALRPGDLLHIDYGVRLSHGYCSDIQRVYRLPDGNPVPDAVQAAFRSCWNAIQAGADALRPGTPGHAVDAAARAALVAAGYPEYQHALGHGLGRATHDGGTLLGPRWPRYGQTVEGPVRENEVYTLELGVMVPGHGFIGLEEDVVVRAGPPQWLSERQDDLKSLG
- a CDS encoding metallophosphoesterase — its product is MSRQILIIPDLHGRPDLLRAALDHFPDAHYVSLGDAIDRGPRSMPVVETLMDLHAAGRATLLMGNHERMMEEGVKWYRQYLGTHDLGDYRRAMEGYQWWMRAGGETVRTELGGLTLEKFPPLLEAYLKVLRRVVYVTADGDIHDEPPPHPSVLIAHASPPVRHPQHPNPLSAALWLRPFEGPFPLPDGVMYSVHGHTPVPTPSRLGRHLYLDLGAYDTGRLAVAEVNVHGLPQVTVFCGRGDPARARKYARFGEPIPVTPVDLPGAPPR